The following are from one region of the Orenia metallireducens genome:
- the topA gene encoding type I DNA topoisomerase, which yields MPKSKKKKKLVIVESPAKAKTISKFLGRGFEVEASMGHVIDLPKSQLGVDTENDFEPKYITIRGKGKTLQNLRKKAKKAEDVLLATDPDREGEAISWHLAHALKIDEKSECRIEFNEITKDAIQRALKEVRSIDIDRVNAQQARRILDRLVGYKLSPLLWQKVRKGLSAGRVQSVAVKIICDREEEIDNFVPEEYWTIDTKVKVEGKEEFDAKLHRIDNKKFRIANQEEADKISKELKEEDLKINKIEEKQRRRYPSPPFTTSTLQQQAANKINFTTKKTMYVAQQLYEGLELGADGTVGLITYMRTDSTRISDEAKGQLRDFIKGEYGDKYLSKKPKSYKAKSGSQDAHEAIRPTSVHRTPDKVKDYLNKEQYKLYKLIWERFVASQMSPAVYKTLTVDIRGGRYSLLARGSIELFAGFLKVDTSKQSTKDELLPELEEGEKVNLLKVIPEQHFTQPPARYTEAKLVKVLEQKGIGRPSTYATIVGTIQNRGYVEKKSGKFIATELGKVVNELLSEHFPQVTDIEFTAKLESDLDEIESGKVDWVKLLNDLYFPFEHRLEEAYENMESVSMEEETDEICEKCGKNMVIKYGRYGKFLACPGYPDCKNTKPFLNKVGIECPDCGDGEIVKRKSKKGKVFYGCSNYPDCEFMSWDEPVEEECPECENNFLLRKSTKKETKLYCTNKECGYEKIVDDEE from the coding sequence ATGCCTAAATCCAAGAAAAAGAAGAAATTGGTAATTGTAGAATCTCCAGCTAAAGCCAAGACAATCAGCAAGTTTTTGGGCAGAGGATTTGAAGTAGAGGCCTCAATGGGTCATGTGATTGATTTACCCAAAAGCCAATTGGGTGTAGATACTGAGAATGATTTTGAACCTAAATATATTACTATTAGAGGTAAAGGAAAGACCCTACAAAATTTGAGAAAGAAAGCTAAGAAAGCAGAAGATGTACTGTTAGCAACAGACCCTGACCGTGAAGGAGAAGCTATTTCTTGGCATTTAGCTCATGCTTTAAAGATAGATGAGAAGAGTGAATGTAGAATAGAGTTTAATGAGATAACCAAAGATGCGATTCAAAGAGCATTAAAAGAAGTCCGCTCTATTGATATAGACAGAGTAAATGCTCAACAAGCTAGAAGGATTTTAGATAGATTGGTTGGTTATAAGTTAAGCCCATTATTATGGCAGAAGGTCAGAAAAGGGTTAAGTGCTGGGCGGGTCCAATCTGTAGCAGTTAAGATTATCTGCGATAGAGAAGAAGAGATTGATAATTTTGTTCCAGAAGAATATTGGACAATCGATACTAAAGTTAAAGTAGAGGGCAAAGAAGAGTTTGATGCCAAGTTACATAGAATCGATAATAAGAAGTTTAGGATAGCAAACCAAGAAGAAGCAGATAAGATTTCTAAGGAGTTAAAAGAAGAAGATTTAAAGATTAATAAGATTGAAGAGAAGCAAAGGAGGCGCTATCCATCTCCACCCTTTACCACAAGTACTTTACAACAACAAGCTGCTAACAAAATTAACTTTACAACTAAGAAGACTATGTATGTAGCCCAACAATTATATGAAGGTTTAGAGCTAGGGGCTGATGGAACTGTAGGTCTAATTACCTACATGAGAACCGACTCTACAAGAATTTCCGATGAAGCTAAAGGGCAATTAAGAGATTTTATTAAAGGTGAGTATGGTGACAAGTATTTATCCAAAAAGCCTAAAAGCTATAAAGCCAAATCAGGCTCTCAAGATGCCCATGAAGCGATTAGACCTACTTCGGTACACAGAACCCCAGATAAGGTAAAAGATTACTTAAATAAGGAACAATATAAACTATATAAATTAATCTGGGAACGCTTTGTAGCAAGTCAGATGAGTCCAGCAGTCTATAAGACTTTAACTGTTGATATTAGAGGTGGTAGGTACTCTTTATTGGCTAGAGGCTCAATAGAGTTATTTGCTGGATTTTTGAAGGTGGATACCAGTAAACAGAGTACTAAAGATGAGCTTTTACCAGAACTAGAAGAAGGAGAGAAGGTTAATTTACTTAAGGTTATTCCTGAACAGCACTTTACTCAACCACCAGCACGTTATACAGAAGCGAAGCTAGTAAAGGTTTTAGAGCAGAAAGGAATTGGGCGTCCAAGTACTTATGCTACGATAGTTGGAACTATCCAAAATCGTGGTTATGTAGAGAAGAAAAGTGGTAAATTTATAGCAACAGAATTAGGAAAGGTAGTTAATGAACTATTATCAGAACATTTTCCACAGGTTACTGATATAGAGTTTACAGCTAAACTAGAGAGTGATTTAGATGAGATTGAATCAGGTAAGGTAGATTGGGTTAAGTTATTGAATGATTTATACTTTCCTTTTGAACACAGACTTGAAGAGGCTTATGAGAATATGGAAAGTGTTTCAATGGAAGAAGAGACCGATGAAATCTGTGAAAAATGTGGAAAGAACATGGTAATTAAATACGGTAGATATGGTAAGTTTTTAGCTTGCCCAGGGTATCCTGATTGCAAGAATACCAAGCCTTTCTTAAATAAAGTAGGGATAGAGTGTCCAGATTGTGGTGATGGAGAGATAGTAAAGCGTAAAAGTAAAAAGGGTAAGGTCTTTTATGGTTGTAGTAACTACCCCGATTGTGAATTTATGAGTTGGGATGAGCCTGTTGAAGAGGAATGCCCTGAGTGTGAAAATAATTTCTTACTAAGAAAGAGTACTAAAAAAGAGACTAAATTATACTGTACAAATAAAGAGTGTGGTTATGAAAAGATTGTAGATGATGAAGAGTAA
- a CDS encoding SulP family inorganic anion transporter, with translation MKLSKFMKKYKFKNLKYDISAGLSVAAIALPQNMAYALIVGVDPIYGLYTSIVSMIVATFVGNSSYMVVGPTNLISVALASALTNIGPDNYLNILSLLTFMIGLLQILLGVLQLSNLVKYVPHSVIVGLTTGIALLIGVGQISNILGMEIDSGFNLFFNIYNIIYGLGGINYYSVGLGVLTWTVMIGSKRISPKIPAYLLAILIPMLLVYSFGLSSKVAVVDNFSASLPKFNLFEFNIDQINKFFASALSISILGFIQVLSITKFLEDKSSEEVELNKEFIGQGIINLCCSFFSSFAISGSFTNSFTNYQAGAKTRVAEFFTALVIILFILLLSPFVKYVPITSLATLVLVVAYSMIDVKDIKQVLNVTKFDMIVFLVTFLTTISTPRLDYAVYFGVLVSLTLVLRHTDKISFTHMHYQTDSEYPFLQHNPKDLEDKKEILINLAGNLHFNSAKELKNQLNESFLKGKTFILRMRDVDVIDITTIKELDKFIEKVYKNNGEVLLSGISTKLYKPLSNFGIVEKISKENIFFANSYYFSSTKEAMNKANHYKNN, from the coding sequence GTGAAGTTATCTAAATTTATGAAGAAATACAAATTCAAAAATTTAAAGTATGATATTTCAGCAGGGTTATCAGTAGCAGCTATTGCTCTGCCCCAAAATATGGCTTATGCCTTAATTGTTGGTGTTGATCCTATTTATGGATTATATACGTCTATAGTCTCTATGATAGTTGCTACTTTTGTTGGTAATTCAAGTTATATGGTAGTTGGTCCTACCAATTTAATCTCTGTTGCTTTAGCTAGTGCTCTGACTAATATTGGACCAGATAACTATCTAAATATATTGTCTCTCTTAACTTTTATGATTGGTCTATTACAGATATTATTAGGGGTTTTACAATTGAGTAATCTAGTTAAATATGTTCCTCATTCTGTAATTGTAGGACTTACTACAGGCATTGCATTGCTAATTGGGGTGGGGCAGATAAGTAATATTTTAGGAATGGAGATTGATTCTGGTTTTAATCTCTTTTTTAATATTTATAACATAATTTATGGTTTAGGGGGGATAAATTACTATTCGGTAGGATTAGGAGTTTTAACATGGACAGTGATGATTGGTTCTAAAAGAATATCACCTAAGATACCTGCTTATTTATTAGCAATCTTAATCCCTATGTTATTAGTATATAGTTTCGGTTTATCTTCTAAGGTAGCAGTGGTTGATAATTTTTCTGCTTCCTTACCTAAATTTAATCTATTTGAATTTAATATTGATCAAATTAACAAGTTTTTTGCTTCAGCACTTTCTATTTCGATCTTAGGCTTCATTCAGGTGTTGTCGATTACAAAGTTCTTAGAGGATAAATCATCAGAGGAGGTAGAATTAAATAAAGAATTTATAGGACAAGGCATTATTAATTTATGTTGTTCTTTCTTTAGTAGTTTTGCTATCTCAGGTTCTTTTACTAACTCCTTCACTAATTATCAAGCAGGAGCTAAAACAAGAGTAGCTGAATTCTTTACAGCTTTAGTAATTATTCTATTTATTCTCTTATTAAGTCCATTTGTTAAGTATGTTCCTATTACTAGTTTAGCTACTTTAGTCTTAGTAGTTGCTTATTCTATGATAGATGTTAAGGACATAAAGCAAGTACTTAATGTAACTAAATTTGATATGATAGTGTTTTTGGTTACCTTTTTAACTACAATATCTACTCCCCGTTTAGACTATGCTGTTTATTTTGGAGTATTAGTCTCTTTAACATTAGTATTACGCCATACAGATAAAATCAGCTTTACTCATATGCATTATCAGACAGATAGTGAATATCCTTTTCTTCAACATAATCCTAAAGATTTAGAAGATAAGAAAGAGATATTAATTAATTTAGCAGGAAATTTGCATTTTAATTCAGCAAAAGAATTAAAGAATCAATTAAATGAAAGTTTTCTTAAAGGTAAGACCTTTATTTTAAGAATGAGAGATGTAGATGTTATTGATATAACAACTATTAAAGAATTAGATAAGTTTATTGAAAAAGTCTACAAAAATAATGGTGAAGTTTTATTAAGTGGTATTAGTACTAAGTTGTATAAGCCTTTAAGTAACTTTGGAATTGTCGAAAAGATTAGTAAAGAAAATATATTTTTTGCTAATTCATATTATTTCTCTTCTACTAAGGAAGCAATGAATAAGGCAAATCATTATAAAAATAATTAA
- a CDS encoding SLC13 family permease, protein MALLGTSTNLLASDISARLIGHRFSMFEFTKLGFIILIVVFLYLFFVGRHLIPKRIDIDKRKGA, encoded by the coding sequence ATGGCCTTACTTGGTACATCCACTAACCTGTTGGCTAGTGATATCTCTGCTCGATTAATTGGGCATCGATTCTCTATGTTTGAATTTACTAAGTTGGGTTTTATAATACTAATAGTAGTTTTTTTATATTTATTCTTTGTAGGAAGACACTTGATCCCTAAAAGAATTGATATTGATAAAAGAAAAGGAGCTTAA
- a CDS encoding DegV family protein: MGYRDDQNFDVQNLLKIMKESKDSPKTASPSPYSFIEAYKGEESIFVVTLTSKLSSTYNNALLAKDIFLEEIEDKFIHVFDSCSASIGEALVSLKITELVEQRLSKLQIIDKVNKYIKEMKTFFLLESLDNLIKSDRMNKVKGKLASLLSIKPILGEEDGEISLFDKARGSKLAFKKLIDIIREYDKNLEEKVLAPNTAEEFKVEILKRYNFKDIIIVETGGLSSVYANEGGIIISF; encoded by the coding sequence ATAGGATATAGGGACGATCAAAATTTTGATGTCCAAAACCTACTTAAAATAATGAAAGAGAGTAAGGATAGCCCTAAAACCGCTAGCCCTTCCCCCTATTCTTTTATAGAAGCTTATAAAGGTGAAGAGAGCATCTTTGTAGTTACTTTAACCTCTAAACTAAGTAGCACTTACAACAATGCCCTTTTAGCTAAAGATATCTTCTTAGAAGAGATTGAAGATAAGTTTATACATGTCTTCGATTCTTGCAGTGCTTCAATAGGAGAAGCTTTAGTCAGCTTAAAGATAACTGAATTGGTAGAACAGAGATTAAGCAAACTACAAATTATAGATAAAGTAAATAAATACATTAAAGAGATGAAGACCTTCTTCTTACTTGAATCCTTAGATAATCTTATAAAATCTGATAGAATGAATAAGGTTAAAGGTAAATTAGCTTCACTCTTATCAATTAAACCAATTCTAGGTGAAGAAGATGGTGAGATAAGCTTATTTGACAAAGCCCGAGGATCTAAACTTGCTTTTAAGAAATTAATTGATATAATCAGAGAATATGATAAGAATCTTGAAGAGAAGGTTCTTGCACCTAATACAGCAGAAGAGTTCAAAGTAGAAATTCTAAAAAGGTATAACTTCAAAGATATTATTATTGTTGAAACTGGGGGATTAAGTAGTGTATATGCTAATGAAGGTGGGATAATAATCTCATTTTAA
- a CDS encoding TrkA C-terminal domain-containing protein, with protein MIKEKELKAGDNLIIRSSHSTLLKIIRTEGLKLLPEVRVNDKHFEEPIKGQKLLKVVVPHASFLVGQTLGEVNFLEIPRGNKLSHQRMDDLVMEPGDVLLLIANNETINRLQKNSNFIISQEFDAEDYNTNRIATVLRIISSVVLLAAFNILPIAISALGGVIAMVAINAVN; from the coding sequence TTGATAAAAGAAAAGGAGCTTAAGGCAGGAGATAACTTGATTATTCGTAGTAGTCATTCTACTTTGTTAAAGATAATCAGAACTGAAGGGTTGAAGTTGTTACCTGAAGTTAGGGTTAATGATAAGCACTTTGAAGAGCCAATTAAAGGTCAAAAATTATTGAAAGTTGTTGTTCCTCATGCTTCTTTTTTAGTTGGACAAACCCTTGGAGAGGTGAACTTTTTAGAAATTCCAAGAGGTAATAAACTGTCACATCAAAGGATGGATGACTTGGTAATGGAACCTGGTGATGTCTTGTTATTAATAGCTAATAACGAGACTATAAATCGGTTGCAAAAGAATAGCAATTTTATTATAAGTCAGGAATTTGACGCTGAAGATTATAATACAAATAGAATTGCAACAGTTCTAAGAATTATTAGTTCTGTAGTCTTATTAGCCGCTTTTAATATTTTGCCTATAGCTATCTCAGCATTAGGGGGAGTAATTGCGATGGTGGCTATTAATGCTGTCAATTAA
- a CDS encoding DUF494 family protein: protein MILPYRYINMNQNIFEIISQLVRRLLYDGDVIRDEERLINSLRDEGYDLDEINQAFEFIFSSSEIIDLPEKEQKRNKVKVNKFRQRVLDFRERFKFSLEVQGIIIKLNTLNLIKEEELERIIARSLVEQDKVIGITEFWDILEEVIDNDLRLLAITNQINEFQEIIDTEDKYLN, encoded by the coding sequence GTGATTTTACCATACAGATACATAAACATGAATCAGAATATATTTGAAATAATTAGTCAACTAGTAAGAAGACTATTATATGATGGAGATGTTATTAGAGATGAAGAGAGGTTGATTAACTCTTTAAGGGATGAAGGCTATGACTTAGATGAGATTAATCAAGCTTTTGAATTTATATTTTCTTCTTCGGAAATAATAGACTTACCAGAAAAAGAGCAGAAAAGAAATAAAGTTAAGGTCAATAAATTTAGACAGAGGGTACTTGATTTTAGAGAAAGATTTAAGTTTAGTCTAGAGGTACAAGGAATTATCATTAAGCTTAATACTTTAAATTTAATCAAAGAAGAGGAATTAGAAAGAATAATAGCTAGATCCTTAGTAGAGCAGGATAAAGTCATTGGTATTACAGAGTTTTGGGATATATTAGAAGAGGTAATTGATAATGATTTAAGATTACTTGCTATTACCAATCAAATTAATGAATTTCAAGAGATTATTGATACAGAGGATAAATATTTAAATTAA
- the dprA gene encoding DNA-processing protein DprA, with protein sequence MEDKLYWIWLNKVKGLGPIKVKKLLDYFADAKGIWEASIEEITAAEGIGISLGKRIITSKDKFDFEKEYISLNKFGVKVVTLADKCYPKLLKEIYDSPPILYYKGDLSKINRPSLSVVGSRKYTTYGKAIANKLSKRLTELGVSIVSGMARGIDTFAHQGALEGGITYAVLGSGIDNIYPPENTTLAKRIAEEGAILSPFPLGTRPYAKNFPVRNRIISGLTLGTVVVEATKKSGSLITAEMALEQGREVFAIPGDITREQSKGTNKLIKTGAKLVQNIDDILEELPLLETISSSAEESSADLQKDNGLETTNSKLMKELNEKQKIVYNRLSYTPQQFEYLLNTLPLNSAQLNTILLELEIEGIIEQLPGKRFRLAN encoded by the coding sequence ATGGAAGATAAACTTTATTGGATTTGGTTAAATAAGGTTAAGGGTTTAGGTCCTATCAAAGTTAAGAAGTTATTAGACTATTTTGCTGATGCTAAAGGTATTTGGGAAGCGAGTATAGAAGAAATAACTGCTGCTGAAGGGATTGGAATATCTTTAGGGAAGAGAATTATCACTTCAAAAGATAAATTTGACTTTGAAAAAGAGTATATAAGTTTAAATAAATTTGGAGTTAAGGTTGTAACTTTGGCAGATAAATGTTATCCTAAATTATTAAAGGAGATATATGATTCTCCTCCTATACTATATTATAAAGGTGATTTATCTAAAATTAACAGACCATCATTATCAGTTGTTGGTTCTAGAAAATATACGACCTATGGTAAGGCTATAGCTAATAAGCTCAGTAAAAGATTGACTGAGTTAGGAGTAAGCATTGTTAGTGGTATGGCTAGAGGAATAGATACTTTTGCTCATCAGGGTGCTTTAGAAGGTGGTATAACTTATGCAGTTTTAGGGTCAGGTATTGATAATATTTATCCCCCTGAAAATACAACTCTTGCTAAAAGGATAGCTGAAGAAGGAGCTATTCTCAGCCCTTTTCCTTTAGGTACTAGACCTTATGCTAAGAATTTTCCTGTTAGAAATAGAATAATTAGTGGGTTAACTTTAGGGACAGTTGTTGTAGAGGCTACCAAGAAGAGTGGTTCATTAATTACTGCTGAAATGGCTTTAGAGCAGGGTAGAGAAGTCTTTGCAATTCCAGGGGATATTACAAGAGAGCAGAGCAAAGGTACTAATAAGTTGATAAAAACTGGAGCGAAATTGGTGCAAAATATAGATGATATTTTAGAAGAATTGCCTTTATTAGAGACTATAAGTAGTTCCGCTGAAGAATCTAGTGCAGATTTACAGAAGGATAATGGGCTAGAAACCACAAATAGTAAATTAATGAAGGAATTAAATGAAAAGCAGAAAATAGTATATAATAGATTATCTTATACCCCTCAACAGTTTGAATATTTATTGAATACTCTTCCCCTAAATTCAGCACAGCTAAATACAATCTTACTAGAATTAGAGATTGAAGGGATAATAGAACAGCTGCCTGGAAAGAGGTTTAGATTAGCTAATTAG
- a CDS encoding SLC13 family permease: MYEVINCEVIFLLAGLIPLGIAIEKTGTASYIADKLLIYSSSFPPTIILMLFYLLTSILTNIISNNISVVLI, translated from the coding sequence ATCTATGAGGTAATAAATTGTGAGGTTATTTTTTTATTAGCTGGATTGATTCCTTTGGGGATAGCTATAGAGAAGACTGGAACTGCTAGTTACATTGCCGATAAGTTGTTGATTTATTCTAGTTCATTTCCACCCACTATAATTTTGATGTTATTTTACTTACTTACATCAATTTTGACAAATATTATTAGCAATAATATTAGTGTAGTTTTGATTTAA
- the hslV gene encoding ATP-dependent protease subunit HslV, producing the protein MFEATTVIAVKKDDIVAIAGDGQVTMQHTVMKHGARKVRKIYNGKVLAGFAGAAADAFTLFEKFEMKLEEYRGNLERAAVELAKEWRTDKMLRKLEALLIVANKESLLVISGTGDVIEPDDGVTAIGSGGSYALAAARALIEYSNLTPSEIAEKSLKIAADICIYTNDNITVMEI; encoded by the coding sequence ATGTTTGAAGCAACTACTGTGATAGCTGTAAAGAAAGATGATATAGTGGCTATAGCTGGTGATGGTCAGGTTACTATGCAGCATACGGTAATGAAGCATGGAGCTAGAAAGGTTCGGAAGATCTATAATGGGAAGGTATTGGCTGGATTTGCAGGGGCAGCAGCCGATGCTTTTACTCTGTTTGAGAAGTTTGAGATGAAGCTAGAAGAGTATCGTGGTAATCTAGAAAGGGCAGCAGTAGAACTGGCTAAAGAGTGGAGAACTGATAAGATGTTAAGGAAGTTAGAAGCTTTATTAATCGTTGCTAATAAAGAATCTCTACTTGTTATTTCAGGAACTGGAGATGTAATTGAGCCTGATGATGGTGTGACAGCTATTGGTTCAGGGGGCTCATATGCTTTAGCTGCTGCAAGAGCTTTGATAGAATATTCCAACTTGACTCCTTCAGAGATTGCTGAGAAGTCTTTGAAGATAGCTGCAGATATTTGTATTTATACCAATGATAATATTACTGTGATGGAGATTTAA
- a CDS encoding patatin-like phospholipase family protein produces MRFKMLKIIILSIIIFNLFISKCLADTELTYITEGNDRYIIEGYQRFKSIESPAVGLALTGGGAPALFNVGVIKALEEEGIPIDLIVGSSMGAIVGTMYGNGLPINVIEEILLKVSFNDMLRFNFASSSSLLDTTRVNKFIEEVALANNLEDFVVPTALLSFDLGSGDKYLATTGQISEVIQSSYSIPFYFPMYNSDDKFLVDAGIVEVSPAKSAKVLGADIVIATIISDDSSSKEYNTPGRSFFRYISLVQKRYTEQIIGNYADIVIEGDVDEYTFMDFDSLKEYIEIGYKSTKAKLPKIKRLLKKKKISLKEYKIKNQDINYSKKLNDVKYDRILLEKADLAPVFYYGRDYSFFKQDLIRSPLYHLQYGFRFSKDHLGISALSIPNNDKQDGIELKFRWTKLTEDIDLLSNFRYESNSRDYLMGLVYYDDNYTFGGGRGYLNKDSFIYLDNNYQLKAESILLRGESDLLFPFEDNKPKILTSHQGNYQLSNIWTLEPKLIFNNTEIMESPLIYRGVIPDKFVKLQLSLNWTYNYESISDMEIMDLLKLTDMQTYLFTDYQKEESSSIAVGVGSKVNLGFLGVKFLDIEGYLAYDNQFEDLNLGFNLYYNF; encoded by the coding sequence ATGAGATTTAAGATGTTGAAGATAATAATCTTATCTATTATTATCTTCAACTTATTTATCTCCAAATGTCTTGCAGATACGGAACTGACTTATATAACAGAAGGGAATGATAGATATATTATAGAAGGTTATCAGAGGTTTAAATCTATAGAGAGTCCAGCTGTAGGATTGGCTTTGACAGGGGGAGGAGCACCAGCATTATTTAATGTAGGTGTAATCAAAGCGTTAGAAGAGGAAGGGATCCCTATTGACCTAATTGTTGGTAGTAGTATGGGAGCAATTGTAGGTACTATGTATGGCAATGGACTACCGATAAACGTAATTGAGGAGATTTTATTGAAAGTTTCTTTTAATGATATGCTAAGGTTTAATTTTGCTAGTTCTTCTTCTCTGTTAGATACAACTAGAGTCAATAAGTTTATTGAAGAGGTTGCTCTAGCAAATAATTTAGAAGATTTTGTAGTTCCTACAGCATTACTTAGCTTTGATTTAGGTAGTGGAGACAAATACTTAGCTACCACTGGTCAAATCTCTGAGGTAATACAGAGTTCTTATTCAATTCCTTTTTACTTTCCTATGTATAATTCAGATGATAAATTCTTAGTAGATGCTGGTATAGTAGAGGTAAGCCCAGCCAAGTCCGCTAAAGTTTTAGGGGCAGATATAGTTATTGCTACTATTATTTCTGATGATTCATCATCTAAAGAGTATAACACTCCTGGTCGTTCTTTCTTTAGATATATATCACTGGTGCAGAAGAGATATACAGAGCAGATAATAGGAAACTATGCCGATATAGTAATAGAAGGTGATGTAGATGAGTACACCTTTATGGATTTTGATTCACTAAAAGAGTATATAGAAATCGGTTATAAGAGTACTAAAGCAAAACTTCCCAAGATAAAGAGATTATTAAAGAAGAAAAAAATTTCTTTAAAAGAGTATAAGATCAAAAATCAGGATATCAATTATTCTAAAAAACTTAATGATGTTAAATATGATAGGATTTTACTTGAAAAGGCTGATTTAGCTCCTGTTTTCTATTATGGCAGGGACTATTCTTTCTTTAAACAGGATTTAATCAGGTCCCCCTTATATCATTTGCAGTATGGTTTTAGATTTAGTAAAGATCATTTAGGTATAAGTGCTCTCTCTATCCCTAATAATGATAAACAAGATGGTATTGAGTTAAAATTTAGGTGGACTAAATTGACTGAAGATATTGACCTGCTTAGCAATTTTAGATATGAGAGTAATAGTAGAGATTATCTGATGGGACTGGTTTATTATGATGATAATTATACTTTTGGGGGAGGCAGAGGATATTTAAATAAAGATAGTTTTATATATTTAGATAATAATTATCAACTTAAGGCAGAGTCAATCTTATTAAGAGGGGAGAGTGATTTGCTATTTCCCTTTGAAGATAATAAACCTAAGATATTGACATCTCATCAAGGGAATTATCAATTGAGTAATATTTGGACTTTGGAACCTAAACTCATCTTCAATAATACAGAGATTATGGAATCTCCACTGATTTATCGTGGAGTAATACCTGATAAATTTGTTAAGTTACAGTTATCATTGAACTGGACTTATAACTATGAATCTATTAGTGATATGGAGATTATGGATTTATTAAAATTAACTGATATGCAGACATACTTATTTACTGATTATCAGAAAGAGGAAAGTTCATCAATAGCAGTAGGAGTGGGAAGCAAGGTTAATTTAGGATTTTTAGGTGTTAAGTTTTTAGATATAGAAGGATATTTAGCTTATGATAATCAGTTCGAAGATCTTAATTTAGGTTTTAATTTATACTATAATTTTTAG